One Ctenopharyngodon idella isolate HZGC_01 chromosome 9, HZGC01, whole genome shotgun sequence DNA window includes the following coding sequences:
- the LOC127518757 gene encoding interleukin-1 receptor type 2 isoform X1 produces the protein MIIHRQRLFDFGTYIVILSMRSFLNSALALKGSCVVVGPEIPEYQVQGEAVIIRFPFLEDAINYRKLQVDNSSTFHIDHINLRNQSNLKSCRDRVKQSGRGVQLLPSHPSDSGTFTYTLRSNTFCLTGSISVTVYEAEEPNTMMTYNARVGEDTKINCPHLRYFKRKENLMWYKDFQSTALPVGRGQYTIERGIILSIKNMSVKDQGFYTCRLNVIFNNTRYNVSRTWRVQVSAPVSESAAPEVVTSNNLNAFTSSGYSFPYIVFPVNGSFIESHFGSRLAISCVVRVGNQSAQSTDVTWLVNGQPVENSHLGARAFLTDKSITGNHLEVQLVILELQQEDNWTELKCICQNQDQKQEVVTQIKLEDSEPLWMVIAAISSCFILVVCVFLYHLCQKPKKRGDYIQAQQDSTI, from the exons atgatcATCCATAGGCAG CGTCTCTTTGATTTTGGTACATACATTGTCATACTTTCCATGAGATCATTCCTTAACTCTGCACTGGCTCTGAAAG GTAGTTGTGTGGTTGTGGGTCCAGAAATCCCGGAATATCAAGTTCAAGGCGAGGCGGTTATCATCAGATTCCCATTTCTTGAAGATGCAATTAATTACAGGAAATTACAAGTGGACAACAGCTCAACATTCCACATTGATCACATCAACCTGAGGAACCAGAGCAACCTGAAGAGCTGCCGGGATCGGGTGAAGCAGAGTGGGCGTGGCGTCCAGCTCCTTCCATCTCATCCGTCAGACTCTGGAACATTCACCTACACTTTAAG GAGCAACACGTTCTGTCTCACTGGGAGTATTTCTGTAACGGTCTATGAGGCAGAGGAGCCAAACACGATGATGACCTACAATGCACGTGTAGGAGAAGATACAAAAATTAATTGTCCTCATTTGAGATATTTCAAAAGGAAAGAAAATCTTATGTGGTACAAG GATTTTCAGAGCACAGCGCTCCCTGTTGGCAGAGGACAATATACAATAGAGAGAGGCATAATTCTGTCCATCAAAAACATGTCTGTGAAAGATCAGGGCTTCTACACTTGTAGGCTAAATGTGATATTCAACAATACCCGATACAATGTGAGCAGGACCTGGAGAGTTCAAGTGTCAG CCCCAGTATCAGAAAGTGCCGCACCAGAAGTTGTCACCTCTAACAATCTCAATGCTTTCACAT CATCAGGTTATTCATTCCCCTATATTGTCTTTCCTGTGAATGGATCCTTCATTGAAAGTCATTTTG GCTCACGTTTGGCGATCAGCTGCGTGGTGCGTGTTGGAAACCAGTCAGCTCAGTCCACAGATGTGACGTGGCTGGTTAATGGCCAGCCAGTTGAAAACTCTCACCTGGGGGCACGTGCATTTCTGACAGATAAAAG TATCACAGGCAACCATCTTGAGGTGCAGCTGGTTATccttgagcttcagcaagaggACAATTGGACAGAATTGAAGTGCATATGTCAAAACCAAGAccagaaacaggaagttgtcACTCAAATTAAACTAGAAG ACTCAGAGCCTTTGTGGATGGTGATAGCTGCTATATCCTCCTGTTTTATACTCGTGGTGTGTGTTTTCTTGTATCATTTGTGCCAAAAGCCAAAGAAACGAGGGGACTACATTCAGGCACAACAGGACAGCACCATTTGA
- the LOC127518757 gene encoding interleukin-1 receptor type 2 isoform X2 gives MIIHRQRLFDFGTYIVILSMRSFLNSALALKGSCVVVGPEIPEYQVQGEAVIIRFPFLEDAINYRKLQVDNSSTFHIDHINLRNQSNLKSCRDRVKQSGRGVQLLPSHPSDSGTFTYTLRSNTFCLTGSISVTVYEAEEPNTMMTYNARVGEDTKINCPHLRYFKRKENLMWYKDFQSTALPVGRGQYTIERGIILSIKNMSVKDQGFYTCRLNVIFNNTRYNVSRTWRVQVSGSRLAISCVVRVGNQSAQSTDVTWLVNGQPVENSHLGARAFLTDKSITGNHLEVQLVILELQQEDNWTELKCICQNQDQKQEVVTQIKLEDSEPLWMVIAAISSCFILVVCVFLYHLCQKPKKRGDYIQAQQDSTI, from the exons atgatcATCCATAGGCAG CGTCTCTTTGATTTTGGTACATACATTGTCATACTTTCCATGAGATCATTCCTTAACTCTGCACTGGCTCTGAAAG GTAGTTGTGTGGTTGTGGGTCCAGAAATCCCGGAATATCAAGTTCAAGGCGAGGCGGTTATCATCAGATTCCCATTTCTTGAAGATGCAATTAATTACAGGAAATTACAAGTGGACAACAGCTCAACATTCCACATTGATCACATCAACCTGAGGAACCAGAGCAACCTGAAGAGCTGCCGGGATCGGGTGAAGCAGAGTGGGCGTGGCGTCCAGCTCCTTCCATCTCATCCGTCAGACTCTGGAACATTCACCTACACTTTAAG GAGCAACACGTTCTGTCTCACTGGGAGTATTTCTGTAACGGTCTATGAGGCAGAGGAGCCAAACACGATGATGACCTACAATGCACGTGTAGGAGAAGATACAAAAATTAATTGTCCTCATTTGAGATATTTCAAAAGGAAAGAAAATCTTATGTGGTACAAG GATTTTCAGAGCACAGCGCTCCCTGTTGGCAGAGGACAATATACAATAGAGAGAGGCATAATTCTGTCCATCAAAAACATGTCTGTGAAAGATCAGGGCTTCTACACTTGTAGGCTAAATGTGATATTCAACAATACCCGATACAATGTGAGCAGGACCTGGAGAGTTCAAGTGTCAG GCTCACGTTTGGCGATCAGCTGCGTGGTGCGTGTTGGAAACCAGTCAGCTCAGTCCACAGATGTGACGTGGCTGGTTAATGGCCAGCCAGTTGAAAACTCTCACCTGGGGGCACGTGCATTTCTGACAGATAAAAG TATCACAGGCAACCATCTTGAGGTGCAGCTGGTTATccttgagcttcagcaagaggACAATTGGACAGAATTGAAGTGCATATGTCAAAACCAAGAccagaaacaggaagttgtcACTCAAATTAAACTAGAAG ACTCAGAGCCTTTGTGGATGGTGATAGCTGCTATATCCTCCTGTTTTATACTCGTGGTGTGTGTTTTCTTGTATCATTTGTGCCAAAAGCCAAAGAAACGAGGGGACTACATTCAGGCACAACAGGACAGCACCATTTGA